A window of the Streptomyces sp. NBC_00250 genome harbors these coding sequences:
- a CDS encoding FAD-dependent monooxygenase, with amino-acid sequence MDPVIIVGAGPVGLALSLALAAQGVPSVVLDESSGKDEPRPARSVVLRADMAAMVERLGCTTLRDEGVRWVGWRGMRRRQVVRHLALDLGLGGTEEWSEDPAAPSAPAAPLHIPQHALARGLRDAIAHQKLIRLVTEARLDTIEQDRDGVVAHTRGPAGTWWRGSHLVGCDGARSTVRKLLGIRFPGRTAVERHAVAALRTELPWPGEALLHRQPPWRGAADEITARPLPDGVWRIDWLLPPRGDLVTPDALVARIRETLAGWCDGVTPPYELIDTGVHTLHHRLARRWRVDRVLLAGDAAHLLGAVGTQGLDEGFRDVDNLAWKLAHTWHHGASERLLDSYQSERRSAVAHRLRGADQSLPVLRGGGGLRTYLPGATRGHDALLTDGHVGRGPLGAPPAYPHSPLAPPYTEGRTPVGTPEGAPVEDVRVTAPDGTTVRLRDRLGQGRLLVLLVAPGTGVWDRRHWRGAGVMPRLEEAVAALPARAEVLVTEAYPGAPAHAVLLVRPDGHLVAAFAGVHPEELYAAADAARGGSATEDPATEPQGTKAGSKAGKNARADAAADTGSDTGSDAGTNAGSDADSGPRSGPRSGAEVTAGSDRTADMH; translated from the coding sequence GTGGACCCGGTGATCATCGTGGGCGCGGGGCCTGTCGGCCTCGCGCTCTCCCTCGCGCTCGCCGCGCAGGGCGTGCCCAGCGTCGTCCTCGACGAGAGCTCGGGCAAGGACGAACCCCGCCCTGCCCGGAGCGTCGTGCTGCGCGCCGACATGGCCGCGATGGTCGAGCGGCTCGGCTGCACCACCCTCCGTGACGAGGGAGTCCGCTGGGTCGGCTGGCGCGGGATGCGCCGCCGCCAGGTGGTCCGCCACCTCGCGCTCGACCTGGGACTCGGCGGTACGGAGGAGTGGTCCGAGGACCCCGCCGCGCCCTCCGCCCCGGCCGCACCGCTGCACATCCCCCAGCACGCCCTCGCGCGCGGGCTGCGCGACGCCATCGCCCACCAGAAGCTGATCCGGCTCGTCACCGAGGCCCGCCTCGACACCATCGAGCAGGACCGCGACGGGGTCGTCGCCCACACCCGGGGCCCGGCGGGCACCTGGTGGCGGGGCAGCCACCTCGTCGGCTGCGACGGCGCCCGCTCGACCGTGCGCAAGCTGCTCGGGATCCGCTTCCCCGGCCGCACGGCGGTGGAGCGGCACGCGGTCGCCGCGCTCCGCACCGAACTCCCTTGGCCCGGCGAGGCCCTGCTGCACCGTCAGCCGCCGTGGCGCGGCGCCGCCGACGAGATCACCGCCCGGCCGCTGCCCGACGGGGTCTGGCGGATCGACTGGTTGCTGCCGCCAAGGGGCGACCTCGTCACCCCGGACGCGCTGGTCGCCCGGATCCGCGAGACCCTGGCCGGCTGGTGCGACGGGGTGACACCCCCGTACGAGCTCATCGACACCGGCGTCCACACCCTGCACCACCGGCTCGCCCGGCGCTGGCGGGTCGACCGGGTCCTCCTCGCCGGGGACGCGGCCCATCTGCTGGGCGCGGTCGGCACCCAGGGCCTCGACGAGGGGTTCCGGGACGTGGACAACCTCGCCTGGAAACTCGCCCACACCTGGCACCACGGCGCCTCCGAGCGGCTGCTCGACAGCTACCAGAGCGAGCGTCGCTCGGCCGTCGCCCACCGACTGCGCGGCGCCGACCAGTCGCTGCCGGTCCTGCGGGGCGGCGGCGGCCTGCGCACGTACCTCCCGGGGGCCACGCGCGGCCACGACGCCCTCCTCACCGACGGCCATGTGGGGCGCGGCCCGCTGGGCGCGCCCCCGGCGTACCCCCACTCCCCCCTCGCGCCTCCGTACACCGAGGGGCGGACCCCGGTCGGCACCCCGGAGGGCGCCCCGGTCGAGGACGTCCGCGTGACCGCCCCCGACGGCACGACCGTACGGCTCCGGGACCGGCTCGGTCAGGGCCGCCTCCTGGTCCTCCTGGTCGCCCCCGGCACCGGGGTGTGGGACCGGCGGCACTGGCGCGGCGCCGGGGTGATGCCCCGGCTCGAAGAGGCGGTCGCCGCCCTCCCGGCGAGGGCCGAGGTCCTGGTGACGGAGGCCTACCCGGGTGCCCCGGCCCACGCCGTCCTGCTGGTACGGCCCGACGGGCATCTCGTCGCGGCCTTCGCCGGGGTCCACCCGGAGGAGCTGTACGCGGCGGCGGACGCGGCCCGGGGCGGCTCCGCGACGGAGGACCCGGCGACCGAACCGCAGGGCACGAAGGCGGGGTCGAAGGCCGGGAAGAACGCTCGGGCGGATGCCGCGGCGGACACCGGGTCGGACACCGGGTCGGACGCGGGAACGAACGCCGGGTCGGACGCCGATTCGGGCCCTCGATCAGGCCCTCGATCGGGCGCCGAGGTGACCGCGGGGAGTGACCGCACAGCGGACATGCATTGA
- a CDS encoding putative leader peptide has translation MRLWRRVHMDLVRYAGCVCRPSC, from the coding sequence GTGCGCCTGTGGCGGAGGGTCCATATGGACCTCGTCCGCTATGCGGGCTGCGTGTGTCGCCCGTCCTGCTGA
- a CDS encoding cysteine dioxygenase yields MSHPAPARPPKTPTDDSPAARTGSSGTPGRSDGPSGAPTAADLLDFVRRTAADRELVDSLPLDPEGRTWVRLDGPGGSEAWLIGWPPGTGTGWHDHAESLGAFATARGTLTENALAVRLPAGGWKTLELADGLDRSRRLGEGVGRAFGRHHVHEVLNESRDTHAVSVHAYYPPLPLIRRFSRAGAVLRLEQVERPEDWQ; encoded by the coding sequence GTGTCACACCCCGCCCCCGCACGCCCCCCGAAGACCCCCACCGACGACTCCCCCGCCGCACGGACCGGCAGCTCCGGCACCCCCGGCCGTTCCGATGGCCCCTCCGGCGCCCCGACGGCGGCCGATCTCCTCGACTTCGTCCGGCGCACGGCGGCGGACCGGGAACTGGTCGACTCCCTGCCGCTGGACCCCGAGGGCCGTACCTGGGTGCGGCTCGACGGCCCCGGCGGCAGTGAGGCCTGGCTCATCGGCTGGCCGCCCGGCACCGGCACCGGCTGGCACGACCATGCCGAGTCTCTGGGCGCCTTCGCCACCGCGCGCGGCACGCTCACCGAGAACGCGCTGGCGGTCCGACTGCCGGCGGGCGGTTGGAAGACCCTGGAACTGGCCGACGGTCTCGACCGCTCCCGCCGCCTCGGCGAGGGCGTCGGCCGCGCCTTCGGCCGCCACCATGTGCACGAGGTCCTCAACGAGTCCCGGGACACCCACGCGGTGTCCGTGCACGCCTACTACCCGCCGCTCCCGCTGATCCGACGCTTCAGCCGGGCGGGCGCGGTACTCCGCCTTGAGCAGGTCGAACGCCCGGAGGACTGGCAGTGA
- a CDS encoding rhodanese-like domain-containing protein, whose protein sequence is MSDDDRVGIDELLDRVRSGLDRIEPKAAHEAYEAGEALLVDTRYAALRERDGLIPGALVVERNELEWRLDPQCSHRAPEADSHDLLVVVLCNEGYASSLAAESLRRLGLHRATDLIGGFQAWKAAGLPVLLPTKTG, encoded by the coding sequence GTGAGCGACGACGACCGCGTCGGCATCGACGAACTCCTGGACCGGGTCAGGTCCGGCCTCGACCGGATCGAGCCCAAGGCCGCCCACGAGGCGTACGAGGCGGGTGAAGCACTCCTGGTGGATACGCGGTACGCAGCCCTGCGCGAGCGGGACGGTCTGATCCCGGGCGCACTGGTGGTGGAACGCAATGAGCTGGAGTGGCGGCTGGACCCCCAGTGCAGCCACCGCGCGCCGGAGGCGGACAGCCACGACCTGCTGGTGGTGGTGCTCTGCAACGAGGGCTACGCCTCCTCCCTCGCGGCCGAGTCCCTGCGCCGCCTGGGCCTGCACCGCGCGACCGACCTGATCGGCGGCTTCCAGGCCTGGAAGGCGGCGGGCCTCCCGGTGCTGCTCCCGACAAAGACCGGCTGA
- the recX gene encoding recombination regulator RecX yields the protein MTGRTEWPGDSPDSSRAEKELSPQDPAERARAICLRLLTGTPRTRKQLADALRKREIPDEVAEEVLSRFEDVGLIDDAAFAGAWVESRHHGRGLARRALARELRTKGVEPTLIQEAVEQLDSDQEEATARELVARKLRATRGLDRDRRLRRLAGMLARKGYPEGMALRVVRQALEAEGEDTDGLDESF from the coding sequence GTGACCGGTCGCACCGAATGGCCGGGTGACAGCCCCGACTCGTCGAGGGCCGAGAAGGAGCTGTCACCCCAGGATCCGGCTGAGCGGGCGCGGGCGATCTGCCTGCGCCTGCTCACCGGGACCCCCCGCACGCGCAAGCAGCTCGCCGACGCGCTGCGCAAGCGGGAGATCCCCGACGAGGTGGCCGAGGAGGTCCTCTCCCGCTTCGAGGACGTCGGGCTCATCGACGACGCCGCCTTCGCGGGGGCCTGGGTGGAGTCCCGCCACCACGGACGGGGCCTCGCGCGCCGGGCCCTCGCCCGCGAGCTGCGGACCAAGGGCGTCGAGCCGACCCTCATCCAGGAGGCGGTGGAGCAGCTCGACTCCGACCAGGAGGAGGCCACCGCGCGGGAGCTCGTCGCCCGCAAGCTTCGCGCCACCCGCGGTCTCGACCGCGACCGGCGCCTGAGACGGCTCGCCGGGATGCTCGCCCGCAAGGGCTATCCCGAGGGCATGGCCCTCCGTGTCGTCCGCCAGGCCCTGGAGGCCGAGGGCGAGGACACGGACGGACTCGACGAGTCCTTCTGA
- the recA gene encoding recombinase RecA gives MEPMAGTDREKALDAALAQIERQFGKGAVMRMGDRVQEPIEVISTGSTALDIALGVGGLPRGRVVEVYGPESSGKTTLTLHAVANAQKAGGQVAFVDAEHALDPEYAKKLGVDIDNLILSQPDNGEQALEIVDMLVRSGALDLIVIDSVAALVPRAEIEGEMGDSHVGLQARLMSQALRKITSALNQSKTTAIFINQLREKIGVMFGSPETTTGGRALKFYASVRLDIRRIETLKDGTDAVGNRTRVKVVKNKVAPPFKQAEFDILYGQGISREGGLIDMGVEHGFVRKAGAWYTYEGDQLGQGKENARNFLKDNPDLADEIEKKIKEKLGVGVRPEAAKAEPATDAAAAADAAGTDDAAKSVPAPASKTVKATKATAVKS, from the coding sequence GTGGAACCCATGGCAGGAACCGACCGCGAGAAGGCGCTCGACGCCGCGCTCGCACAGATTGAACGCCAATTCGGCAAGGGCGCCGTGATGCGCATGGGTGACCGCGTCCAGGAGCCGATCGAGGTGATCTCCACCGGATCGACCGCCCTCGACATCGCCCTCGGCGTCGGTGGCCTGCCGCGCGGCCGTGTCGTGGAGGTCTACGGACCGGAGTCCTCCGGTAAGACGACCCTGACCCTGCACGCCGTGGCCAACGCCCAGAAGGCCGGCGGCCAGGTGGCCTTCGTGGACGCCGAGCACGCCCTCGACCCCGAGTACGCCAAGAAGCTCGGCGTGGACATCGACAACCTCATCCTGTCCCAGCCGGACAACGGCGAGCAGGCCCTTGAGATCGTCGACATGCTGGTCCGCTCCGGCGCCCTCGACCTGATCGTCATCGACTCCGTCGCCGCGCTCGTCCCGCGTGCGGAGATCGAGGGCGAGATGGGTGACTCGCACGTCGGCCTCCAGGCCCGACTGATGAGCCAGGCGCTCCGGAAGATCACCAGCGCGCTCAACCAGTCCAAGACCACCGCGATCTTCATCAACCAGCTCCGCGAGAAGATCGGCGTGATGTTCGGCTCGCCGGAGACCACGACCGGTGGCCGCGCCCTGAAGTTCTACGCTTCGGTGCGTCTCGACATCCGCCGTATCGAGACCCTCAAGGACGGCACGGACGCGGTCGGCAACCGCACCCGCGTCAAGGTCGTCAAGAACAAGGTCGCGCCCCCCTTCAAGCAGGCCGAGTTCGACATCCTCTACGGCCAGGGCATCAGCCGCGAGGGCGGTCTGATCGACATGGGCGTGGAGCACGGCTTCGTGCGCAAGGCCGGTGCCTGGTACACGTACGAGGGCGACCAGCTCGGCCAGGGCAAGGAGAACGCCCGTAACTTCCTGAAGGACAACCCCGACCTCGCCGACGAGATCGAGAAGAAGATCAAGGAGAAGCTGGGCGTCGGCGTCCGGCCCGAGGCCGCGAAGGCCGAACCGGCGACGGACGCGGCTGCCGCCGCGGACGCGGCCGGCACGGACGACGCCGCCAAGAGCGTCCCGGCACCCGCGAGCAAGACCGTGAAGGCGACCAAGGCCACCGCGGTCAAGAGCTGA
- a CDS encoding SMI1/KNR4 family protein: MSSSDDDAITQVERHFGVRLPPDYRHFLSTQGSMSRFVPPADDFLMINDVTELIAVNEAGEFRRRFPGSLVIGGDGSREMLAYDFRQEPPPLALIDVSAQAWSSAIHQAVSLSALLEQFPETGWKWDDSEP; encoded by the coding sequence ATGAGCTCCAGCGACGACGACGCGATCACGCAGGTCGAACGGCACTTCGGAGTCCGTCTGCCACCGGACTACCGGCACTTCCTGTCCACGCAGGGGAGCATGAGCCGGTTCGTTCCCCCTGCAGACGACTTCCTGATGATCAACGACGTTACCGAGCTGATCGCCGTCAACGAGGCCGGAGAGTTCCGGCGACGATTTCCCGGAAGCCTCGTCATCGGCGGGGACGGAAGCCGCGAAATGCTCGCCTACGACTTCCGGCAGGAACCTCCACCTCTGGCGCTGATCGACGTTTCCGCTCAGGCCTGGTCGTCCGCCATCCACCAGGCGGTTTCGCTGTCCGCCCTGCTTGAGCAGTTCCCCGAAACAGGCTGGAAGTGGGACGACTCCGAGCCGTAG